One part of the archaeon BMS3Bbin15 genome encodes these proteins:
- the fhcD_1 gene encoding formyltransferase/hydrolase complex subunit D, whose product MIKDGVKSSGSDFVKLHGVEIDNTFAEAFELWYSRFLITAINKKWVLEAAREATGFGTSMIGCSSEAGIEGFYSPAETPDGRPGVGVIIFAIRKKLETDLINRIGQCVLTSPTARVFAIGEGRESIDTGYKMKFFGDGYEEVRESYGREIIAVPLMMGEFEIEKNLPVGKGVAGGNLIILAQTQASALLAAEAAVEAIDGIEGVITPFPGGIVGSGSKVGSKKYSFMHATTNEKFCPTLKDKVEGSALSSEIGAVSEVVIDGISEDSVKRAMKAGIEAAVKIQGVKKITAGNYGGNFGKVHIYLRDLFE is encoded by the coding sequence TTGATAAAAGATGGAGTAAAATCTTCGGGAAGTGATTTTGTGAAACTTCATGGTGTTGAGATTGATAATACTTTTGCAGAGGCTTTTGAACTCTGGTATTCCAGGTTCTTGATTACAGCCATAAATAAAAAGTGGGTTCTTGAGGCTGCAAGAGAGGCAACAGGTTTCGGAACTTCAATGATAGGCTGTTCTTCAGAGGCAGGAATTGAGGGTTTTTATTCGCCAGCAGAAACACCTGATGGAAGGCCAGGTGTAGGAGTTATTATATTTGCAATCAGGAAGAAGCTTGAAACTGACCTCATAAACAGAATAGGACAGTGTGTTTTAACTTCGCCGACGGCAAGGGTTTTTGCCATAGGTGAAGGTAGAGAAAGCATAGATACTGGCTATAAGATGAAGTTTTTTGGCGATGGTTATGAGGAAGTCAGAGAAAGTTATGGGAGAGAAATTATAGCAGTGCCCTTAATGATGGGTGAGTTTGAGATTGAAAAAAACCTTCCTGTGGGTAAGGGAGTTGCGGGCGGCAATCTTATAATTCTTGCTCAGACACAGGCTTCGGCTCTTTTAGCTGCAGAGGCTGCTGTTGAAGCTATTGATGGCATAGAAGGCGTTATCACACCTTTCCCGGGTGGCATAGTCGGGAGTGGTTCGAAGGTAGGCTCAAAAAAGTATAGTTTTATGCATGCAACAACCAATGAGAAGTTCTGTCCAACTTTAAAGGATAAGGTTGAAGGCTCTGCTTTAAGCTCTGAAATCGGAGCTGTTTCAGAGGTTGTAATAGATGGCATAAGCGAGGATAGTGTAAAAAGGGCGATGAAGGCTGGAATAGAGGCTGCTGTTAAGATTCAGGGAGTAAAGAAGATTACAGCAGGTAACTATGGAGGAAATTTTGGTAAGGTGCATATCTATTTGAGGGATTTATTCGAATAG
- a CDS encoding RAMP superfamily protein has product MSERGIIYVNKAKKGGYVARVHLDNGKTKIDVPLGYQMDMSSNKKACEIEREKGQITKIIVNGKELPKNQKFSKGHSINDKSRNHIAKAVSDIFNIDNTKLPSDTRIALQSFKGKDIENYSLLLNKASQFYDNDKFKFFEVDRKKGIVLNVQPDYSKIDIKAIAERHKKNIEKLNIDIKSIILKPDWRLIVGLGNESVYETSMTLHHIYGIPYIPGSAIKGVVRSYIITEKFGSDEKKALKEDQGFCDIFGCPKESFYNESRQGKISFFDALPLSKPTIKPDIMNPHYGTYYSDSSGNVPPADDHSPKPIFFLTVKDAEFEFIIGIKEKDNTAIQKGIFEDKYPLEAGYEWMKKALNEHGIGAKTAVGYGYLQ; this is encoded by the coding sequence GTGCCGCTTGGTTATCAAATGGATATGTCTTCAAATAAAAAAGCATGTGAGATAGAAAGAGAAAAGGGACAGATTACAAAAATAATCGTTAATGGAAAAGAGCTTCCTAAAAATCAGAAGTTTAGTAAAGGCCATAGTATCAATGATAAAAGTCGAAACCATATAGCGAAAGCCGTTTCTGATATATTTAATATAGACAATACAAAACTCCCGAGTGATACAAGAATTGCACTACAATCATTTAAAGGGAAGGATATTGAAAATTATAGCTTATTGTTAAATAAAGCATCTCAATTTTATGATAATGATAAATTCAAATTTTTTGAAGTGGACAGGAAAAAAGGGATTGTATTAAATGTCCAGCCAGATTATTCAAAAATAGATATAAAAGCAATAGCAGAAAGACATAAGAAAAATATAGAAAAATTAAACATAGATATAAAATCAATTATTCTTAAACCCGACTGGCGTCTCATAGTTGGTCTCGGTAACGAATCCGTTTATGAAACGTCAATGACACTGCATCATATTTATGGAATTCCTTACATTCCGGGGAGTGCGATTAAAGGAGTTGTTCGAAGTTATATTATCACAGAGAAATTTGGAAGTGATGAAAAAAAAGCATTGAAGGAAGACCAAGGCTTTTGTGATATATTCGGGTGTCCTAAAGAGAGTTTTTATAATGAAAGCAGACAGGGAAAAATCAGTTTCTTTGATGCTTTACCACTATCTAAACCAACAATCAAGCCAGATATTATGAATCCACATTATGGCACTTACTATTCTGATTCTTCGGGAAATGTTCCGCCTGCCGACGATCATAGTCCCAAGCCAATTTTCTTCTTAACAGTAAAAGATGCGGAATTTGAATTCATAATTGGAATAAAAGAAAAAGATAATACTGCTATCCAGAAGGGGATATTTGAAGATAAGTACCCATTGGAAGCTGGATATGAATGGATGAAAAAGGCCTTGAATGAACATGGCATCGGTGCAAAGACCGCTGTTGGGTACGGATATCTACAGTGA